The following coding sequences are from one Helicobacter ibis window:
- a CDS encoding cytolethal distending toxin subunit B family protein, with the protein MRKVILSFVIFFSFVYAGLEDFNTGTWNLQGSSAATESKWNVSVRQLITGDSPLDVLMVQEAGVLPQSAIMTERVVQPVGVGIPTHEYEWNLGTASRPKSVWIYYSRIDVGANRVNVAIVSRQRADEVFVIPPPTVASRPILGIRIGDSAFFNVHALARGGNDAGALITAVDMQMRNQANVRNWIIAGDFNREPNMITNLIDPELASRITIVAQSSATQASGRVLDYAITGSSRGTYVAPPLAAILILAGLRTHLASDHFPVNFRRF; encoded by the coding sequence ATGAGAAAAGTTATTTTATCTTTTGTTATATTTTTTAGCTTTGTTTATGCTGGGCTAGAGGACTTTAATACAGGCACTTGGAATCTACAAGGATCTTCAGCAGCAACAGAGAGCAAGTGGAATGTGAGTGTAAGGCAATTAATCACGGGCGATTCTCCGCTTGATGTATTAATGGTGCAAGAAGCTGGGGTTTTGCCACAAAGTGCGATAATGACGGAACGCGTGGTACAACCAGTAGGTGTTGGAATCCCAACCCATGAATATGAATGGAATCTAGGCACAGCCTCACGCCCTAAATCTGTGTGGATTTATTATTCACGCATTGATGTTGGTGCAAATCGCGTAAATGTTGCCATTGTGAGTAGACAAAGAGCTGATGAGGTGTTTGTTATCCCACCACCCACAGTGGCTTCAAGACCTATTTTGGGAATCCGTATAGGAGATAGTGCATTTTTTAATGTCCATGCACTTGCTCGTGGTGGAAATGACGCGGGAGCACTTATTACAGCAGTGGATATGCAGATGAGAAATCAAGCAAATGTAAGGAACTGGATTATAGCAGGAGACTTTAATAGAGAGCCAAATATGATTACAAATCTAATCGACCCAGAACTTGCTAGTAGAATTACAATCGTCGCACAAAGTAGTGCCACTCAAGCAAGTGGTAGGGTGCTTGATTATGCAATCACTGGAAGCTCGAGAGGCACATATGTAGCCCCACCGCTTGCTGCAATATTAATTTTAGCTGGGCTTAGGACGCATTTGGCTTCTGATCATTTTCCAGTAAATTTTAGAAGATTCTAA
- a CDS encoding RICIN domain-containing protein: protein MKLEPGNTLKNPYLISGKNIVPQTPLNPPKITQNPNAKGAVNGPQPLLGSDGRLNTMKVFENNGIESEYVGIMGAGGEILTVWALASGNWIWGYTHINSKPFGNARIWRVIEYPKNFVMFKNVRTGNCLTAYRNGVVHYPCDPSNQSQFWELKPMNNQSIQIKNLANGQCLQSPIGNPLGDFFKVFEIFTTTCVKPGVSNLDQQWYLVAPTFGAKAIIIDN, encoded by the coding sequence ATGAAATTAGAACCTGGCAATACTCTAAAAAATCCATATTTAATTAGTGGAAAAAATATTGTTCCGCAAACTCCACTTAATCCACCAAAAATTACCCAAAACCCAAATGCAAAAGGTGCAGTAAATGGACCGCAACCATTGCTTGGAAGTGATGGCAGATTAAACACCATGAAAGTATTTGAAAATAATGGTATAGAAAGCGAGTATGTAGGTATTATGGGTGCAGGAGGAGAGATATTAACCGTGTGGGCATTAGCTTCTGGGAATTGGATTTGGGGTTATACGCATATTAATAGCAAACCCTTTGGGAATGCGAGAATTTGGCGTGTAATTGAATATCCTAAAAATTTTGTAATGTTTAAAAATGTTCGCACTGGAAATTGTCTCACTGCTTATAGAAATGGTGTGGTGCATTATCCATGTGATCCTAGCAATCAAAGCCAGTTTTGGGAGTTAAAGCCTATGAATAATCAATCTATACAAATTAAAAATCTAGCAAACGGACAATGTTTGCAATCTCCTATTGGCAACCCTTTAGGAGATTTTTTCAAAGTCTTTGAGATTTTTACCACCACTTGCGTAAAGCCTGGTGTTAGCAATTTAGATCAACAATGGTATCTAGTTGCTCCAACTTTTGGCGCTAAAGCCATTATTATTGATAACTAG
- the glmS gene encoding glutamine--fructose-6-phosphate transaminase (isomerizing) has protein sequence MCGIVGYIGNNEKKSILINGLRELEYRGYDSAGISVLAEGNLNIFKAVGKIINLERKCESFSSSGFGVGIGHTRWATHGKPTETNAHPHFGKFSNVVHNGIIENYQSIKDMLIKKGYNFISQTDTEVIVHLFESMLESSITPLEAFTKTINELKGAYAILLITQKAPNEIFYAKNGSPLIIGKGQDGIYFSSSDTPLIGLATEVCYLKDGDFGVMDLDGFAKLGDIKELSGDKLSSQKDGFTFFMEKEIYEQHKVLLETMMGRVGDDGFFLEELSNIDLSNIKSIRLCACGTSYHAALAGSYMLERIAKISTKVEIASEFRYKEPILDENELFISISQSGETADTLEAVKLAKKAKLKTISICNVDNSSIVRESDASLLTRAGIEKGVASTKAFATQVMVLWILSCYLAQKRFSFAEVKGQVQIMLNAIKLTEVNKKMHEKIKRLSRRYLHGHGFFFIGRDIFYPLALEGALKLKEISYLHAEGYPSGEMKHGPIALADSGLFCVALMPKNLMYDKIKSNVEELSARDAMICALSSEYYEGCDDWIEVCDSSHYMEEFFSMMIALQIFALEIAIRLGNDVDMPRNLAKSVTVE, from the coding sequence ATGTGTGGAATTGTGGGCTACATAGGAAATAATGAGAAAAAATCAATTTTAATAAATGGACTGAGAGAATTAGAATATAGAGGATATGATTCTGCTGGGATCTCTGTGTTGGCAGAAGGTAATTTAAATATTTTTAAAGCAGTCGGTAAAATAATTAATTTAGAAAGGAAATGCGAAAGCTTTAGTTCTAGCGGTTTTGGTGTTGGCATAGGACATACAAGATGGGCTACACATGGTAAGCCAACAGAAACAAATGCACACCCACACTTTGGTAAGTTTAGTAATGTAGTACATAATGGAATAATAGAAAATTATCAAAGCATAAAAGATATGCTAATTAAAAAAGGATATAATTTTATATCCCAAACAGATACCGAAGTAATAGTGCATTTATTTGAATCTATGCTTGAATCTTCTATAACTCCACTAGAGGCATTTACAAAAACCATAAACGAACTAAAAGGTGCTTATGCAATATTATTAATTACACAAAAAGCTCCAAATGAAATATTTTACGCCAAAAATGGATCGCCATTAATAATAGGAAAAGGGCAAGATGGAATCTATTTTTCATCATCTGATACACCTCTAATAGGACTAGCAACCGAAGTATGCTATCTTAAAGATGGTGATTTTGGTGTAATGGATTTAGATGGATTTGCAAAATTAGGAGATATAAAAGAATTAAGCGGAGATAAACTATCTTCTCAAAAAGATGGATTCACATTCTTTATGGAGAAAGAAATATACGAGCAACACAAAGTATTACTTGAGACAATGATGGGAAGAGTTGGAGATGATGGATTTTTTCTAGAAGAATTAAGCAACATAGACTTAAGCAATATAAAATCAATTAGACTATGTGCTTGTGGAACCAGCTATCATGCAGCTCTAGCTGGTAGCTACATGCTAGAAAGAATTGCAAAGATTAGCACCAAAGTTGAAATAGCAAGTGAGTTTCGCTACAAAGAGCCGATACTAGATGAAAATGAACTTTTTATTAGCATATCACAAAGTGGAGAAACTGCAGATACATTAGAGGCAGTCAAGTTAGCTAAAAAAGCTAAACTAAAAACTATTAGCATTTGCAATGTCGATAATAGCAGTATAGTAAGAGAGAGTGATGCAAGCCTATTAACTCGTGCAGGAATTGAAAAAGGAGTAGCGAGCACAAAAGCATTTGCTACACAAGTTATGGTTTTATGGATATTATCATGTTATTTGGCACAAAAGAGATTTTCTTTTGCAGAAGTAAAAGGGCAAGTGCAAATAATGCTAAATGCAATTAAATTAACAGAAGTAAATAAAAAAATGCACGAAAAGATAAAAAGACTTTCTAGGCGTTATTTACATGGACATGGATTTTTCTTTATAGGCAGGGACATTTTCTATCCTTTAGCATTAGAAGGAGCATTAAAACTAAAAGAAATAAGCTATCTTCATGCAGAAGGTTATCCTAGTGGGGAAATGAAGCATGGACCAATAGCTTTAGCTGATAGTGGATTATTTTGTGTTGCATTAATGCCAAAGAATCTAATGTATGACAAAATTAAAAGCAATGTAGAAGAGTTAAGTGCTAGAGATGCTATGATATGTGCTTTAAGTTCTGAATACTATGAAGGCTGTGATGATTGGATTGAGGTTTGTGATTCATCGCATTATATGGAAGAATTTTTCTCGATGATGATTGCATTGCAGATATTTGCACTAGAAATAGCTATAAGACTAGGAAATGATGTAGATATGCCAAGGAATCTAGCAAAAAGCGTAACTGTTGAATAA